A single window of Caldimicrobium thiodismutans DNA harbors:
- a CDS encoding DUF4198 domain-containing protein — translation MRLSFFFKIFALIILLQSPAWAHFLTLLTDDFYIKQPKKPFELKVMFTHPIEQGPHMPFGIEESAIICGASKNVLSFKSLNSQNTIYMTTLIQEKPAICQLYVKQKPYFEKSESRYIQQIAKGIFSHAGLEEGWDSPLGLPVEIIPQVKPFALYEGNTFKGRVLINGKPAGNIEVEIEFWNSKGLKTPHEGFIPQVVKTDNEGYFEYTFPWAGLWGFSAITEAGVIKGENGKEYPLELDGVFWVKVYPKPMEKISRKGK, via the coding sequence TTTGCTTTAATTATTCTGCTTCAGAGTCCTGCCTGGGCTCATTTTCTCACTTTATTAACCGATGATTTTTACATAAAGCAGCCTAAAAAACCTTTTGAGTTAAAGGTAATGTTTACCCATCCTATTGAACAGGGGCCCCATATGCCCTTCGGGATTGAAGAAAGTGCTATAATATGTGGTGCTTCAAAAAATGTATTATCCTTTAAAAGTTTAAATTCCCAAAATACTATATATATGACTACTTTGATCCAGGAGAAACCAGCTATATGTCAGCTTTATGTTAAACAAAAACCTTATTTTGAAAAATCAGAGTCCAGATATATTCAACAAATAGCTAAGGGTATTTTTTCCCATGCTGGATTAGAGGAGGGCTGGGATTCCCCTCTTGGGCTTCCTGTTGAGATTATCCCACAGGTTAAACCCTTTGCTCTTTATGAGGGTAATACTTTTAAAGGGAGAGTCTTGATTAATGGAAAACCTGCTGGGAATATTGAGGTAGAGATTGAGTTTTGGAATTCTAAGGGTTTAAAAACACCTCATGAGGGTTTTATCCCTCAGGTTGTTAAAACTGACAATGAGGGTTATTTTGAATACACCTTTCCCTGGGCTGGACTTTGGGGCTTTTCTGCTATTACAGAGGCTGGAGTAATAAAAGGTGAAAACGGTAAGGAATATCCTCTGGAGTTGGATGGGGTTTTTTGGGTAAAGGTATATCCTAAACCTATGGAAAAAATATCAAGGAAAGGTAAGTAA
- the cbiM gene encoding cobalt transporter CbiM — translation MHISEGVLPPIYLISGWLVSGGAVLFSLKALSGREIPRVALLSGLFFVISLIHIPLGPTSVHLTLNGLLGILLGQAVFPAIFVALFFQALFFQYGGISVLGINTLTMALPPYLFFLLFSRYLQKGKHTLLIGFLSGFLSLLSSGLLMALILYFSNPKLYLLSGIFAGTYLPLSLAEGIITAFAVLYLKRTHPEVIRCCQ, via the coding sequence GTGCATATTTCTGAAGGTGTCCTTCCCCCTATTTATTTGATTTCAGGTTGGCTTGTTTCCGGAGGGGCTGTTCTTTTTTCTCTTAAGGCTTTATCTGGAAGGGAAATTCCAAGAGTTGCCCTTCTTAGCGGTCTTTTCTTTGTCATTAGTCTTATTCATATTCCCCTTGGTCCAACTTCTGTTCACTTGACCTTGAATGGTCTTCTGGGAATACTTCTTGGACAGGCAGTTTTCCCAGCTATCTTTGTAGCTTTATTTTTTCAAGCTCTTTTTTTTCAATACGGTGGAATATCAGTCCTTGGAATAAATACTTTAACTATGGCCCTTCCCCCTTACTTATTCTTCCTTTTGTTTTCAAGATACCTACAAAAGGGAAAACATACCCTCCTTATTGGATTTCTTAGTGGCTTTTTATCGCTTCTTAGCTCTGGCCTTCTTATGGCTTTGATCTTGTATTTTTCTAATCCCAAGCTTTATTTACTTTCAGGTATTTTCGCAGGAACCTATCTTCCCCTAAGTCTTGCAGAAGGAATTATTACAGCCTTTGCTGTTCTTTATTTAAAAAGAACCCATCCAGAGGTCATAAGATGCTGCCAATGA
- a CDS encoding energy-coupling factor transporter transmembrane component T family protein, translating into MHLEELAEGISILHRLDPRLKIITFLVLTVCCVTSTSFLALFSYLLLTSGLLLLAKTPLTLLLKRLLLINFFLLLLWGSLILGDLLVFLYNKKGVFLDPETLSLGLYITLRSNTLFLATLALLATSPLSSLTHALLHLRVPSRLVLLFHLSYRYLSLLHQEYDKMRLGLMAKGFKPKTGLYTYRIYAYLLGMLVIKSLKRAEDLYLAMLARGYKGFYPILEHFKLQKKDFFFFIFTLSIIFFIYLLNFKTCLT; encoded by the coding sequence ATGCATCTTGAGGAACTGGCTGAAGGAATCTCTATCCTTCATAGGCTTGACCCAAGATTAAAAATCATAACCTTTCTTGTTTTAACTGTCTGCTGTGTAACCTCTACCTCTTTTTTAGCTCTTTTTTCCTATCTCCTTTTGACCTCAGGACTTCTGCTTTTGGCTAAAACACCCCTTACATTACTTCTGAAAAGACTACTTTTGATTAATTTTTTTCTTCTTCTCTTATGGGGTTCACTAATTCTGGGGGATTTACTTGTCTTCCTTTATAATAAAAAGGGAGTTTTCCTTGATCCTGAGACCCTATCCCTGGGTCTATATATAACTCTTAGAAGTAATACCCTTTTTCTTGCAACCCTTGCCTTGCTGGCTACCTCTCCTCTATCATCTCTAACCCATGCGCTTCTCCATCTGAGAGTGCCATCAAGATTAGTGCTACTTTTTCATTTAAGTTACAGATACCTCTCCCTTTTACACCAGGAATATGATAAAATGAGACTTGGTCTTATGGCCAAAGGTTTCAAACCAAAAACAGGATTATATACCTATAGAATTTATGCCTATCTTCTTGGTATGCTTGTGATAAAAAGTTTAAAAAGAGCTGAAGATCTTTACTTAGCCATGCTTGCCCGGGGATATAAAGGTTTTTATCCAATACTTGAACACTTTAAATTGCAAAAAAAAGATTTTTTCTTTTTCATTTTTACCCTTTCTATCATCTTTTTCATTTACCTTTTAAACTTTAAAACATGTCTTACTTGA
- a CDS encoding energy-coupling factor ABC transporter ATP-binding protein produces MSYLIEIIDLSFSYNGASPLLRGINLKLSTGEKIGLMGKTGSGKTTLFYLIFGFLKPASGIIKIFEKERQKESDFVEIRSNLGLLFQDPEIQLFCPTVKEDLAFGPLNKGLSRAEVKRIIEEVANFLRIPHLLEKSPLKLSGGEKKLCALASVMTMSPVAYLLDEPTNGLDEEFKEILKIFLKEKAETFIVISHEEEFLREVCQKIYILEEGRLLLKSS; encoded by the coding sequence ATGTCTTACTTGATTGAGATAATTGACCTTTCTTTTTCTTACAATGGCGCATCTCCCCTTTTGAGGGGTATTAACTTAAAACTTTCAACAGGCGAAAAGATTGGTCTCATGGGAAAAACCGGTTCTGGAAAAACCACTCTTTTTTACTTAATCTTTGGTTTTTTAAAACCAGCCTCAGGTATTATAAAAATCTTTGAAAAAGAAAGACAAAAAGAATCTGATTTTGTAGAAATTAGGTCTAATCTCGGTTTGCTTTTTCAGGATCCTGAAATTCAACTCTTTTGTCCAACAGTCAAAGAGGATCTGGCTTTTGGACCTTTAAATAAAGGATTATCAAGAGCAGAGGTTAAAAGAATTATAGAGGAAGTTGCAAATTTTTTAAGGATTCCTCATCTCCTTGAAAAATCTCCACTCAAACTCTCAGGGGGTGAAAAAAAGCTCTGTGCCCTTGCAAGTGTTATGACCATGTCACCTGTAGCCTATCTTTTAGATGAACCTACTAATGGATTAGATGAGGAATTCAAAGAGATTCTTAAAATTTTTTTAAAAGAAAAGGCAGAAACTTTTATTGTTATATCTCATGAGGAAGAATTTTTAAGAGAGGTTTGTCAGAAAATTTATATCCTTGAAGAAGGAAGGCTTTTGTTGAAGAGCTCTTAG
- a CDS encoding ZIP family metal transporter has translation MNLFEDISILQLALYGGLFTFFLTGVGSLGVFFLKRTSPKVFSVSLGMAGGIMIAASFWSLLNPALEIAKETYSLAFIPVVIGFILGIILLRIIDITVPHLHMASLPIEQEGPHVPLKKSILILLAITIHNIPEGLAVGVSFGSASDKKELLLSAYNLTLGIGFQNIPEGLALALALKHSGITRFKSFFYGFFSAVVEPIFSLVGAGATLFSHLILPYALSLAAGAMMFVTIEELLPEAQKFGNSDLASLGFGAGFLIMMILDTALS, from the coding sequence ATGAACTTGTTTGAAGATATCTCTATTTTACAATTAGCCCTATATGGAGGACTTTTTACTTTCTTTCTTACCGGAGTTGGAAGTTTAGGGGTCTTCTTCTTAAAAAGGACAAGCCCTAAGGTTTTTTCGGTCTCTCTTGGCATGGCAGGTGGAATCATGATTGCTGCAAGCTTTTGGTCCCTACTTAACCCCGCCCTTGAAATAGCTAAGGAGACCTATTCTCTTGCCTTCATTCCTGTTGTCATAGGTTTTATCCTTGGGATAATACTTTTACGAATTATTGATATCACTGTGCCCCACCTTCACATGGCCTCACTGCCTATAGAACAAGAAGGTCCTCATGTTCCTTTAAAAAAGAGCATTCTTATACTTTTGGCAATAACTATCCATAACATTCCAGAGGGTTTGGCTGTAGGTGTTTCTTTCGGGAGTGCAAGTGATAAAAAAGAACTCTTACTTTCTGCTTATAATCTAACTTTGGGAATAGGGTTTCAAAATATTCCTGAGGGATTAGCCTTGGCTCTTGCCCTAAAACATTCTGGAATTACCAGATTTAAAAGTTTTTTCTATGGCTTTTTTTCTGCCGTGGTTGAACCTATTTTCTCCCTTGTAGGTGCAGGGGCTACTCTTTTCAGTCATCTAATCTTACCCTATGCCCTTAGTTTAGCAGCCGGGGCTATGATGTTTGTTACCATTGAAGAACTTTTGCCTGAGGCTCAGAAATTTGGAAATTCTGACCTTGCAAGCCTTGGTTTCGGAGCAGGCTTTCTTATTATGATGATTCTTGATACCGCACTCAGCTAA
- a CDS encoding Lcl C-terminal domain-containing protein: MILATGQNKCYDSDGREIPCYKSGQDGEFQLGLKLDLRFKIYNDYIILDVLTGLYWPKRANLFEFPMTWEEAFLAIKKLNEENFLGFSDWRLPNRRELRSLCYLQAKNPVLPPDHPFEEIFHGWYWTSTTAAINPRYAWNVNFGGGRMFYSHKEDERMVWPVRGSFNFPVTGQISCYDTKGQKIPCENTGQDGELQNGISSPEPRFEVNGEIVKDNLTGLIWAKRADLANGLITWEEAFEVINELNQKSFAGFSDWRLPNINEFESLVDAEYHSPALPLNHPFEEVREFYWSSTTSFYDPLWAWALYLEKGAVGIGLKRGPHFYVWAVRGKVKDIK, translated from the coding sequence ATGATTTTAGCAACTGGACAAAATAAATGTTATGACTCTGATGGCAGGGAGATTCCCTGTTATAAATCAGGTCAAGACGGAGAATTTCAGTTGGGCCTTAAATTGGATTTGCGTTTTAAAATTTATAATGATTATATTATTTTAGATGTTCTTACAGGTCTTTATTGGCCTAAAAGAGCAAATTTATTTGAATTTCCTATGACCTGGGAAGAGGCTTTTTTGGCCATAAAAAAGCTTAACGAGGAAAACTTTCTGGGTTTTTCCGATTGGAGATTACCCAATAGAAGAGAGCTGAGAAGTCTTTGCTATTTACAGGCTAAAAATCCAGTTTTACCTCCAGACCATCCTTTTGAAGAAATCTTTCATGGATGGTACTGGACATCTACGACAGCAGCTATAAACCCCCGTTATGCCTGGAATGTGAATTTTGGTGGGGGAAGAATGTTTTACAGTCATAAAGAAGATGAGCGCATGGTCTGGCCTGTAAGAGGATCATTCAATTTTCCAGTAACAGGGCAGATTTCTTGTTATGATACTAAAGGGCAAAAAATACCTTGTGAGAATACAGGACAAGATGGAGAACTTCAAAACGGGATTTCATCCCCGGAGCCCCGTTTTGAAGTAAATGGAGAAATTGTAAAAGATAACCTCACCGGGCTTATTTGGGCCAAAAGAGCTGATCTTGCTAATGGTCTTATAACCTGGGAGGAGGCCTTTGAGGTAATAAATGAGCTTAACCAAAAATCCTTTGCAGGTTTTTCAGACTGGAGGCTCCCTAATATAAATGAATTTGAAAGCTTGGTTGATGCAGAATATCATTCCCCTGCTCTACCCCTTAATCACCCCTTTGAAGAGGTTAGAGAATTTTATTGGTCTTCAACCACAAGTTTTTATGATCCCCTCTGGGCCTGGGCATTGTATCTGGAAAAAGGTGCTGTAGGAATTGGCCTTAAAAGGGGACCTCATTTTTATGTATGGGCTGTTAGAGGAAAAGTAAAGGATATTAAATGA
- the rplU gene encoding 50S ribosomal protein L21, whose amino-acid sequence MFAVIKTGGKQYVVKPGDRIRVEKLEGKPGDSVEIKDVLLVKQGEEVKVGDPFVSNAMVTAEIVEQGRAPKVIVFKKKPKKGYKRKKGHRQFITTLEIKEIKF is encoded by the coding sequence GTGTTTGCTGTCATCAAAACCGGCGGAAAACAATATGTAGTAAAACCTGGAGATCGAATCAGGGTTGAAAAATTGGAAGGAAAGCCTGGGGATTCTGTAGAGATTAAAGATGTTCTGCTTGTTAAACAGGGAGAAGAAGTTAAGGTCGGCGATCCTTTTGTATCCAATGCCATGGTTACAGCTGAAATTGTTGAACAGGGAAGGGCCCCTAAGGTTATTGTTTTTAAGAAGAAACCCAAAAAGGGATATAAAAGAAAAAAGGGGCATCGCCAATTTATTACCACCCTTGAAATAAAGGAAATAAAATTTTAA
- the rpmA gene encoding 50S ribosomal protein L27, protein MAHKKAGGSSRNGRDSESKRLGIKRFGGQVVKAGEIIVRQRGTKFHPGSNVGLGKDYTIFSKIEGVVKFETKNGRKFVSVYPLS, encoded by the coding sequence ATGGCACATAAGAAAGCAGGCGGCTCTTCCAGAAACGGAAGAGATTCAGAATCAAAGAGACTTGGTATTAAAAGATTCGGAGGGCAAGTAGTTAAAGCTGGTGAGATCATTGTCAGACAGAGGGGGACAAAATTTCACCCCGGCTCCAATGTGGGGCTCGGCAAGGATTATACAATCTTTTCCAAAATTGAAGGTGTAGTAAAATTTGAAACTAAGAACGGAAGAAAATTTGTAAGCGTTTATCCACTTTCTTAA
- the rpsB gene encoding 30S ribosomal protein S2, whose protein sequence is MSHITMKQLLEAGVHFGHQTRRWNPKMKPFIFGERNGIHIIDLQQTLKYFEIAYEFVVNLTSEGGKILFVGTKKQAQDAIKEEAERCGMPYVNFRWLGGTLTNFRTIRQSVEKLKRIESWFEDGTIERFLKKERLRLERLKFKLERNLEGIKNMESLPQAIYVVDPVYEEIAVKEARKLGIPIVGIVDTNCDPDLIDYVIPGNDDAIRAVKLISSKIADACLEGQEIYKEKIVALSDKEASFEEEMLRSEELTAEKILEEIFEEEERDVKLEEEAERILERE, encoded by the coding sequence ATGAGTCACATCACTATGAAGCAACTTCTTGAAGCAGGAGTTCATTTCGGGCATCAAACCCGCAGATGGAATCCCAAGATGAAACCCTTTATCTTTGGTGAGAGAAACGGGATTCACATCATTGATCTTCAGCAAACCCTCAAATACTTTGAGATTGCCTATGAATTTGTGGTTAACTTAACTTCTGAAGGTGGAAAAATCCTTTTTGTAGGCACAAAAAAACAGGCTCAAGATGCTATTAAGGAAGAGGCGGAAAGGTGTGGTATGCCCTATGTGAACTTTCGGTGGCTTGGTGGAACGCTTACTAATTTTCGCACAATCAGGCAAAGCGTTGAAAAGTTAAAAAGGATAGAGTCCTGGTTTGAAGATGGGACTATTGAAAGATTTTTAAAGAAAGAAAGGCTTAGACTGGAAAGGCTCAAATTTAAACTTGAGAGAAACCTTGAAGGTATTAAAAATATGGAAAGCCTGCCTCAGGCTATCTATGTAGTTGATCCTGTATATGAAGAAATTGCAGTAAAAGAGGCAAGGAAATTGGGTATTCCTATTGTAGGAATTGTAGATACCAATTGTGATCCAGATCTCATTGATTATGTGATTCCTGGAAATGATGATGCTATCAGGGCTGTAAAATTAATTAGTTCAAAAATTGCAGATGCCTGTCTTGAGGGCCAAGAGATTTATAAAGAGAAAATAGTTGCTCTTTCTGATAAAGAAGCCTCTTTTGAGGAAGAGATGTTGAGATCCGAAGAGCTAACCGCAGAAAAGATTTTAGAGGAGATCTTTGAGGAAGAAGAAAGGGATGTAAAGCTTGAAGAAGAAGCTGAGAGAATTCTTGAAAGAGAATAA